In Streptococcus porcinus, the genomic window ACGTTAGTATTTTGCTCAATATTTTTTTCAATTTCTCCTAATTCTATACGAATCCCATTTTTTTGAATTTGATTATCTTTTCTTCCCACATAGTAAAATTGTCCCTTTTTGCGAAAGACAATATCACCGGTTGCATAATACAGTTTCCCATTAATTGTAGTAAATGCTTCTTTTGTAAGTTCTGGTAGCGTGTAACCTTTTGCTACTCCTGCTCCTCCAATATAAAGTTCGCCATGATTTTCTTTCTGTTCCTCTTTAATAATCCAATCCACTCCATCTAATGGAAGTCCAATAGGAATATTCTCACCTTCATTCGTAGAAAGCTTATATGCCGTGGCATATATTGTTGTTTCTGTGGGACCGTAGGCATTAATTAAAGTAAAAGTTAGTCCATTATTTTTCCAAATATGGTAAATCAGAGGATTAAATTTCTCTCCAGCAATAACCACGTAATCAAGACTTGCATTTAATTTTTTTAAGTTAGTTGGACCTAATTTTTCTATAAATGCTAGGAAGGCTGTTGGTGAAAAAGCAATATGACTTATGCTGTTTCGAACAATAATATCATCTAGCTTTTTATAGTTAGATCGGACTTTTAAATCGAGACAATATACACTACCTCCACCAATAATCCAACCTAACATTTCTGTAATAGAAACATCAAAAGTATATGGAGTCGAAAATAAAAAACTAGAGTCTTCTGTAACGGGGGTAAGCATTCCTAAATTTTTGAGAATATAATCTAAATTTGATATTGAAATCACAACACCTTTTGGAGCTCCTGTAGTCCCTGAGGTATGTAAAATATAAGCCTCACGAGACTTCAAGTACACAAATGGATTGAGCTCTTTGAGCTTATCTGAATTTTTTAGCATAAGCTCTGTGACGTCTAAATAGTCATTATCAGATAAACATGGAATTTCTTTATCTGACACATATATGATTGCTTTAGTTGATGAAAAGATTTTTTTTATTTTATCTTCCTTAGTTGTGTAATCAATAGGTACATAACAATTATTTGATTTAATGATTGCAATTAGTATCAAAATTTGATTGATCCCATGAGGTAGTGCAACTACGACACGCTGATTATCTCCGACCTTTTCCACTAATTTATTAGCAATAGTATTAGTCAATTTTTCAACGTCATAATAAGTAAGCACTTTGTCCTGAGCTTTAATTGCAATTCTATTGGGGTCTATTTTACTTATTTTTTCTAATGTATCCATGAGTAGCTTTAACATTAACATCTTCCTTTCAAGCTGATGATCTCTAAGGTTAATACTTTAATAAATGCTTATTAAATGAAATAACTTAATATCTATTCTTTACTAGTATCAAGTTGAATAATCTAATAGTTGCTTCTTATCCACTAACAGAAGTAATAGTCATGATTACTAATGACTTGAACACTTATAATCATCTTTAGTGTGAGTTATAAAGATTAAAATGTTTTTCTTTATTGCAACAGCTGCCTTTAATGTTTTGAGTCGTCGTCTCTAAATCAAAGGAAACACTTCCAAAATTATTAAATTTTAGATAATTATAGACTCTCAATAAATAGTAAGGCAATAAGCTTCTTGCAAGCTCATTACTACTGAACTTAGGTATATTTTTGAGTGACTCAGCTAATTTCTTATGCCACACAGTAGGTCTGATTCCTTGAGGATATTTTTCCTTTATATCTAGTAATAGCAAAGCTCTTGTTCTTAACTTTTCTATTTCATCAATGGAGGGTTTATCATTTGAATCAACAAACCTCTTAGTGTGACTTTCAAATGATAAATGATACTTGTCTCTATCAATATAGGAAAAATTATCTGTCAGCGTCTCAAAAAAACTTTGGGAAACTTCCAGAAATATTTTCTCTATCTTTTCAAAACTTCTCTTATGGATCTTAGACTCTAAATCAATTTCCTTAATTTTGTAAGATTTTAATAGTGCAGTTAATGTTAAAAAAATATCAATTCCATAGCCTTTAGAAAAACTATGCCAATTGCAATTATAAATTAGCTCTTTAACCAATTTTTTCGAGAAGCCAAGGTCTCCAGAAATACATTGATAGGGGACATCTTTCTTAAATAATTTTAGTAAGATAGGATAAATAAAATGATTTGTCGCATTTCCTTCAAAAAATTTTCTAGCATAATTAGGAACCACAAGATCATTACCTTCCCTAATGGATAGATACATCTTTTTCAACCAGGTTTTATCTAATGAAATGACATCACCATCTATTAAAATAATCCCATCAAAATTAGGAAAATGAGCTAAGCTATATTGAAAAATATTTCTCACATTGTAACCTTTTCCGCGCTGAATGGATGTAAGTGATATTTTTGAGTTAAATGTTTTCGTCTTTAAAAAGATTTTTGAAGTCCCATCGTCACTATTACTATCAGAATTAATAATAACTATATTCTCTCCTAACTCCAAAGAGTACTTATCAATTTTTTCCACTAATTTACTGATATTATCGGCCTCATTTAAGGTTGGAATACCTACAATAATCATACTGAAATAGTTCCTTTCCATATATACTCAATTGCATTTATTCTGAATTCATCTCATCTACAATCTCTTTCACTATTTTTTCAGATGTGTCAGCAGCAATTTTATATATATTGTATTTTTTTAAAATAGTCTTTACTATTTTTTCACGGACTAAATTGTTTTGCTGATAACGAATGAGAGGCATGGCAGAAAAATAATTCCCCTCATCAGACTGAAAACAGGAAACTTGGGCTGAGATATGCCTTCCTAATAATTCATTCAGAATAAGACATGCTAAATTATCATCCCAGATTTGTTGTAATGTACCTTCTTGTTTTTTATCGGTCTTAATGTAATAAATTTTAGAAACGTTAGCCGGGGAGTGACAAGTTAACACTCCTAATTCTTTAGCAGATACAGAAATTTTTTCGTCCCAACTTATCCTAGCTGATTGTGGAAAAGAACTGAAATAACTTCCAAATAATTTATGTAATAAATCATCTGATAAAATAGCCGTTCTCCTAATATTAAAGTTAGCTGTTCCTGCATAGGTAAATAGTTCTCCATTTTCTAAGCCAAATATGATTTGATCATTACCAATAAGATGATAACCATGTTCAATGCAGAGTCTTAGAGCAACTGTTGTTTTTCCAGCCCCTTTTTCGCCAAATAAAATGATCGATTTTTTTGTATCAGGATTATATAACGCGGCAGCATGAACTAATAGAGTATGACTTGCTTCAATCAAAAGGCATTCAGCTAAATATTCACCTATATAATAGAGAGAAGTTCCTTTTTTAAAGTACTTCATCTGTCCAAAAACAGAAATATTATTCTTCCCATCATATTTCACAAATTGATGGTTGCTTTTTATTAACTTCAAGTTCCCACGAACCTTAACCTCTTTTGCCTGAGCTTTAATATGATTATCCTGTTCTTTAATATTTTTAAATATACACTCTGGAACTTCAAATGTAATCTCAACTAATCCAAAATACAAGATTGTCTTACTCTTCATAGACATTTGTCCTAGGTAAAAAGTGCTGGGTATTTAA contains:
- a CDS encoding ATP-binding protein, encoding MSMKSKTILYFGLVEITFEVPECIFKNIKEQDNHIKAQAKEVKVRGNLKLIKSNHQFVKYDGKNNISVFGQMKYFKKGTSLYYIGEYLAECLLIEASHTLLVHAAALYNPDTKKSIILFGEKGAGKTTVALRLCIEHGYHLIGNDQIIFGLENGELFTYAGTANFNIRRTAILSDDLLHKLFGSYFSSFPQSARISWDEKISVSAKELGVLTCHSPANVSKIYYIKTDKKQEGTLQQIWDDNLACLILNELLGRHISAQVSCFQSDEGNYFSAMPLIRYQQNNLVREKIVKTILKKYNIYKIAADTSEKIVKEIVDEMNSE
- a CDS encoding glycosyltransferase family 2 protein, with the translated sequence MIIVGIPTLNEADNISKLVEKIDKYSLELGENIVIINSDSNSDDGTSKIFLKTKTFNSKISLTSIQRGKGYNVRNIFQYSLAHFPNFDGIILIDGDVISLDKTWLKKMYLSIREGNDLVVPNYARKFFEGNATNHFIYPILLKLFKKDVPYQCISGDLGFSKKLVKELIYNCNWHSFSKGYGIDIFLTLTALLKSYKIKEIDLESKIHKRSFEKIEKIFLEVSQSFFETLTDNFSYIDRDKYHLSFESHTKRFVDSNDKPSIDEIEKLRTRALLLLDIKEKYPQGIRPTVWHKKLAESLKNIPKFSSNELARSLLPYYLLRVYNYLKFNNFGSVSFDLETTTQNIKGSCCNKEKHFNLYNSH